Part of the Mya arenaria isolate MELC-2E11 chromosome 8, ASM2691426v1 genome, atgcattaaaaatctTTACACCAACCTTTTTTGTGCGCCACTTAAACAAAGACAACACTTGCGCATGTTCATGTACGAAATACCACAATGAAATGACTGATATACCGTTAGTCCAGCCCTATACATCACCATTTTAGTCATATTTCACTTGTCCAAATATATTCAAGTTGCCTTGTAAAATCaaacttatattattttcttaaagaaaaaatacatacaccgtgatgttttataaaaaaataaaataaagacaaaccCATTTAtaatgacctttgaccttaaaTTCTGTATAAATAATGACCTTTGAGCTTAAATTCTGTATAAATTGTCCAAAATCAGACAATAGGAACATCGAGTGACCTTAAAATTTATCTTTAAGTCCTACTCCTCGTGTTATAGGTACCATCACCTACGTTAAAAGATACCCAAGTGAACCATTCAAATGCTTTTGTGTTTTTTCCCCAAAAACGTTAGTTGTGGCCTTGGCCATTGATCTACTGATCCTAAACAATTAGCGATCACACACTGGTTAAAGGCTGCCTATCAAGGAGTTTCATTGTCCTTAATCAAACTGTTACCATTTTTTATGTGGACTTAAGTTTTATTAAGTCTTACGGCCATGACCTTTGTCCAACTGAACCCCACAACAATGTGGGTCATATAAAATATTGGTCAAGGGCAACCTACCACTCAAGTTTCATGTGTTAACTGTTCTTGTTCAGACAAGACATGACCAAAAAGCTCATTTTACAGACTCATAAGCGAGTCCCTGTAAACTGAGTCTCAAATCAGCAAAACTAATGTAGAGTATGCAAGATATACTGTTCAtagataataaacaatatatatatatttttttataatttccttGTTTGCAAAaagtgcatgtacatgtatatataagctATAGCATATTTCAGAGATGTTATCATTGGTCAGGTTATTTCTAATATGTACTGTTTGTatatcaattaaacaaactttttctTTCCCTCTGAAAGGCCATAAAGCCAATTTTGccaattgtgaccttgacctcctaAAATGGGTCCAAAAAGTTTTGcaatatgaccttgacctttctgAATGTTAAAACGCAAATTAAGACTGTGaccttaatttaaatctaaatCCTGTGTCAGGCCTTCcaacttatttttttagaagaccaaaaatatacaatagCTATTACACGTACATAGAAAATCTTTAAATTCCAAATCTTAAAATAGAAGAAAAGATAGCATTAACCTTGAGCATGGCCGCAATTATCGGTACTgtaaatgaacagtttcaaacaaatGTGGACTgctgtttttaaagttttgggCCATTAGGATGTTCAAAGGATACcctatcaaaaatatattttacttcttACATAGTGTATCAATAAACCCTGAGTATTACACTTTTATATGGCTTAAGACCTTGCAACAATCTCTCCCAGCTTGTAGTAATttacaggggcgtagcttggcGAAAATAAACGTGTAGGCCACTTTCTTGGGGtgtctcccccccccccccccctcgatttttattttagctaTGTTGTGGTTGGTGcgttttgttgtaaaaacattaatgagaaCAACAATATCAATCTTTTTTACcttgaattaaatttatattaaggCGCATTTGTCGGGATTTCAAATTTAAGCCCATAACCCCCAATGCCCTTATTGCAGATttagtaattttattaattcgattttctgaaaaatgtgtaggccgcggcctacacggcctaAAGGAAGCTCCGCCCCTGGTAAATGGCATATTTTGAGCGAGTCTGTCAAACAGTTTACTTATAGTGATTTAGCACCAAAGCGCTAAATGGCGATGATGAAATCCCCTTGTTTGTGACTTAAATCCCCTGTAAATCTGAACAAAATCCCTGGGACCTTTTAAACACATCATCATGGCATGTATCAAATACTAAAACTTTAAACAGCTGCTTTCAGTGTtttgataatgatattgaaaccaaaacagtgtaaaataatttattggcAAAGTGTAATATAAAATCATtgctgtatacatgtacatagaggataattgtttgtttcagtgtaagatagcaatatatttaacAGATTGAATGCCTAAAGTTGCATTTTAAGAGTGgcatatttaattttgtattttacgagatgaaatatattgtaatctTACACCGAAATAaagagttttatttttttttttccatataatatcatttaattattttttaaataatttttattcttGATCAAAATCAATTATTAGTTGATATCTCATTAGACTTTTAGccaaatgacgtcatacatgTACCAGGAATGACGTCATACATGTACCAGGAATGACGTCATACATGTACCAGGAATGACGTCATACATGTACCAGGAATGACGTCATACATGTACCAGGAATGACGTTTTTACTCTTTCTTCGGAGCATTCatgacaaataaaaataaagcttCATTAAAAGCGCAAATTTTGCGAAGCTTTCTGAAACCCCCCTGCTTTTTCTTAACTTGGAAGAAAAAGCACAGCTTAAGTGAATAAACGGCTTCCAAAAGCTGCACTTTTTATGAAGcttcataattattaatttgaCATGGGTGTGTGcgattacaataatttttgcaGTGGCACAGGCTTAAAAGATTGAAATTGTGAATGATATTTCCATTAACTACCTATTTCAAACGATGGGTCTATCAGAGTATAAATcaccattattttttaataaatccaAAAGCTTGAAATAAATATGCGTTTCGAACATCTGAAACACTTTACCGGATAGGTTATAacaacaatttcaatttcataaaacttctttcTTTTACTGTGAACTTACaaattcaactttaaaattaataGCAAGAATACATGTAACTTTAGAtacctttaaaatgtaaacatcagTAAATCTATTACAAAGTGAATTATATTCTAGTGTCAACTGTCaacaaaatcatttgttttttatttaaataattttgtgaGTGTGTGTGCAGTTCATACATGTTCTGCtgctaacaataaaataaatattgacataattgtacaaaaaatgCAGCATTCTGCTAGAGGTAAAATTAAAGCATTTTACAGATAAAACATACATTGATTTTGTGATAATATGCAGACAGAACATACCGGAACAACATTGATACATTTAGAACATAACAATACATCGCTCAAGGATCCCTTAAGCGTCCAATAAGTGCGTCCATAGAATTATATACTAAACTCCAATGTCCAAAATTTCTCTACACTTATAGATTAGGCATGTtcatgatatttgtttgtttagaCATCCAATTTTTGTTTCATGAGTTAAAATGAGTATTTCACTATGTAACTCTGAATGGTAATCTATTACAGTGAGTCCTTAATATATTTAAGCAGTTTATTTGGCTGGTCTATTTCAACCACATAAAGTAGTGATAAGTTAATGCATTCAAGTTTTGTGACAATTCATCCACCGACACTTGGCACAAGCATCCAAATATCAAATTGCTTCATGATTCCTGGTTATAacttataaatgtatgtattaacatagatttatttgtaacaattcGCTATAAGTCTTCTGGCTAGGTCTCCGCATGCAGCGAAGAGTATATTAAAATCCACAGGACCTGGAAAGAAGattgaaattttaattgtaGCATGAAATTGtcttaacaattttgttaatttgaaaacacttgAAAAAGAAGTTtgcaatattaatttataactttatataatcataatttCATTTGCTTCATTTTGCATGAGTTCGGGTTGGATATTGGacaaatttcataattattcataatcTAATCAAACTCAGGATAGCTTTGATCAATAtgtcaaatagaaaataattgaaattgtatttccatgtatactaaatattggtataaaaaaaaatcatttttgtttatttaaacaacatgatcatctatgttttatatttttccaatttaactttttaaataaattgatgaaAACCTACAGCaaccatacatgtattaaatacagCATCAATATCAAACACCGGAGATCAAAATCATCAAAAGCCACTAGTAACATTGTGTTTACGGGCAAGTAGAAAATTTCACTACTCCTACACTTGATGTAGTCTggcatgtatttaaaatgttttgaaagaatATAGAAACACGAATTTTGAAGACTGAAAGACAGAATAATTTACTCACTAAAAACGATGAGAATGACGTCATGAGACCTTCCTTAAGTATTTCTGATAAGCCTCCGTACTCTTCCTCATCAACCTTTTGGAAACTTGTGAAGTACACATATGTTATGATGACGTTAATTGCAACGAATCTGAAAAAGATGAAAATTGTTCctaacaaagatttttttttagatttatttaataacaatgcTCCTCTGggtttattttcagaaaatagaggagcATTtcgcattatcattattaaagccagaggtATGGATCTTTGTTTGGTATAAGCATCTTGCCTCTGACAAGAAgtgaacagtttttgagtttGAAATGCAAGTATATAACAACgccaaaattaaacaagagctgtcacagtatgtgacgaatgcccccgaatgtgacattgacctacaaacaaggtcagtacatgaaaagttgatcttgcctttacgtgtcaaatacatatggcaagttattttaaattgcctctgaacataaaaaaataccacccatacttgacaacctacactgttatgtccttataaatattcagcattccattgtgaataaacacttagtgtatctttcaccttagaggtatgaacatgtagcaagtgattttaaaatctgtccatacaagggaaagtaacagccctgacacaataacctatactctatgtccttatatgcagcactccattgtgaataaacactaagtgtgaccttgacctttgatgtagggacacgggtcttgcacgcgacacgtcgtcttggtatgtggagcacatgtggcaagttattttaaaatctgtccatacaagggaaagttacagcccggacacgacaacctatactctatgtccttatatgcagcactccattttaaataaacactaagtgtgaccttgacctttgaggtagggacacgggtcttgcacgcgacacgtcgtcttggtatgtggaacacatgtggcaagttattttaaaatctgtccatacaagagaaagttacagccccgacacgacaacctatactatatgtccttatatgcagcactccattgtgaataaacactaagtgtgaccttgacctttgaggtagggacacgggttttgcacgcgacacgtcgtcttggtatgtggaacacatttggtaagttattttaaaatctgtccatacaagggaaagttacagcccggacacgacaacctatactctatgtccttatatgcagcactccattgtgaataaacactaagtgtgaccttgacctttgaggtagggacacgggtcttgcacgcgacacatcgtcttaatatgtggaacacatgtggcaagttattttaaaatctgtccatacaagagaaagttacagcccggacacgacaacctatactgttatgtccttacatgcagcactccattgtgaataaacactaagtgtgaccttgacctttgaggtagggacacgggtcttgcacgcgacacgtcgtcttggtatgtggaacacatgtggcaagttattttaaaatctgtccatacaagggaaagttacagcccggacacgacaacctatactttatgtccttatatgcagcactccattgtgaataaacactaagtgtgaccttgacttttgaggtagggacacggatcttgcacgcgacacgtcgtcttggtatgtggtacacatgtggcaagttattttaaaatctgtccatacaagggaaagttacagcccggacacgacaacctatattctatgtccttatatgcagcactccattgtgaataaacactaagtgtgaccttgacctttgaggtagggacacgagtcttgcacgccacacgtcgccttggtatgtggaacacatgtggcaagttattttaaattcagtccatacaaggggaagttacagagccggacggacggacggacggtgcgattttaatatgcccaccttcgggggcataaaaacaaacaaacaaaaaacgcTAAAAAGATGAAAACCTGTTTAAAAAGATTGtcttatacatataataatgtGCACACAAACAaatgcacgcacacacacattcCATTTTTAATGCATCATTATGTTATCTCTTTGAACTTAAAAAGcgcaaaacaaaaaatagcaatgctttgtgtacagtttaaaaaatatatgcctTTTAAATGGGATTTTCATTACCACTAATCCCCATTTAAAAAAGCGCCAATATATCACTGATATTATTTATCTCTTCCAAAATCGTAtgattcttttgtttttatcaatgaagTGAAATGAGTaagatataattatgaataataaataaataaatgttttaacaagtgtcaacctatattgtgccccctTTTAAAGCAACTGCgcaccagatgatcaaattgcaagaaaaaaagaaaattgtcgaaaacttacataaacttggtattaatgtgtacaatgcattgaaacttactgaaGTAGTTACAgagtttacaatttattgaagtatttttccattaaaaaagattactgggtatgtttACCTAGTAGAATTTATTCTTTATGAGTGATTggctagttgatgttatcacaagacattaccaagttaggtatatagcttaaatataccacccATTAGAAGTAAGCCTTTTGGCGACATGGGTTCAAACCTgctctccgacacaatttttttttttacattttggtacttctTTAACGTTtttgatatcaaagcgtaacatattctattaaatttttGTCATGAGAtgcgttacagaaaaaacttttttggtgccaatcttgtgtacagtccctttaaggacaTTGTTTGACCAATCAGTGCATGGCTTGTATCGTCAAAATAATGCCTCTCACAAGTCCAACACTAATgttactttaaaattaatttaaataatatttgtattgaaatactAACAAAGCCAGTCCAAGAATGCCTTTCAGGGGAAGAAGGCCCCAGACCAGTCCCAGTAAGACACCCAGTATCTGTCTCATCCAGTAAATAACATCAAGAAACTCGTCCTGAAAGTGagaaaaaatacatgaacaagaattataatttattaacaaCTATATTTTTCACCCTCGTATTTTTGCTAGTAGCTTTTGTGCATACTccacaaatgacaaaacacacTCACAAAATCTGTCACCTTTTTCAAACCAAGGAGGAGTCACTCAGCTTGACAAACCAAGGAGGAGTCACTCAGCTTGACACCACTTATTTTTCTCATACTCATGAGTTTGTCCAGTATATTTTTCAAGACAacacaaaatgatataataaaatacatccCACAATATTCAGTCTGCAAATTGCCTAGTTCAGAAATCAAATGCTCTACTTTTGATTTGAggaaattagtttaaacttatttattttacaaggatattgaaacaagctattgcaacttatattaatcctCTCATTGGTacaatgttgcgcgagagtgtggtcttgtgttgtgggggaaacccaGAATAcctggaggaaacccacttgtcagacttggtgaccacaaaccaaactcacatgcgcccaggccaggAATTTGATCCGGGACGCCCAGAGGTTGGAAACGGGTGaactaaccactgcgcttactgGACAGCCGGACAGAAATTAAATTCCACTTTGGAAATTTTGTGAGATTTGGCAACAGACAGATTCAAATCATAAGGTACATGTTTTAGCAGGGctgtataaaaatgtattcaccaAGTGTCTGAGTGAgaagtttcaaataaattgaacaatttgacaaagattgtttcaaatcatcaattctttttttttttattctgaactaattacttattatttaaaaccatttttattgattattttcaaattttggaagtataaacattttaagttttctataaattcaacaaattcAACATATAATCACTTTTATTCCGCCATGAAAAGCATGTATTAAACCTGAAATATTCCCATTTCACTTAAAGAGATTTATATtaagtattatttctttaagtGAAATGggaatatttaaatagaaatcaTCAAACATATAAAAGCCGTTTTCCTCTTTCAAAAAGcaaattgaacatgaatatgaacaaaaataggtgataatcaatcaatcaattttaATCTCTGATAATTGATAGTTAAAAATGTCTGATTACCAAcacttacatacatgtatcaccTGGAAAATTGCCAAAACTTTATCATTCAaagcagttttaaaaataacccaCCAGCCAAAACCCAACAACAGTCTAGCAAGTAAAAGTTCTAGCTGTGTTGGAGTTCTGGTTTAGCTTGTTTTCTGTGGAGCTGTCACAAAAATTCATGTAATAGAACTCAATATATTGACTAGTATTTAATTGATGCTGTTTACTCAggtaaataactttatttcttttatagaCCTATTGAACAATGCAAATTCTTTCCATTGTACAAATAACCTTTTGACCTTCTCatctaaaacataaacaaaaaagcatattatGTAGTGATGTTGGAATTTTGCTATGCAGAGGGTGTGTCAGTTCATGAAAGAAAAGGCCCTGGCACATTTTATGCCTTGTTTACCACGAAGCAACAATGAAGGAGATGTTGTGCACCTTGAATACAGGCATTTATGATCCACCTTGGCCCTGTTTACTACAtggttatatatattatgattttgttatttCGAATGTTGTGAAATCCATGTGTTTTGACATACTTCTAAAGTTGAACTGTCagaacaaaatagtttttcacAGTACTTCTGCTTCTCAGTCGTAATGAGGagctacatgtactttgataatgttttgtGGGTTTTGAATTTTAAGGCTTTCTGAGCTGATGAGTGCATAAGGCCTATAAAAAGGTCTAGTTTCTGGTCACGGGCCTTAAAAACCACGCGGTCAATAACATCTGCCAACATAAGAACAGTACTACAAGCCCAATTTAATAGGATCTTTGTTGATTCAATGatgtccatatcccacttgttgttttcctggTCAAGAATGTCAGATCCTAGCTCTGAGTATATTGAGCCGACAGGTTATAAATGGGCACCGGCTGCATATAAGTTTCAAAATAAAGATGCTTTCAGTGATtatttggtgcaatttactgccttctaaagggcTTAGGCTATTTCCCCTAGTgaaaaagtgttcattttccccaaaaaataatgatattttctcattttattaaatacaggTCCTTCGAATGAATAAAAAGgcaatgaatttattaaaaaaaaaaatcttgataatACTAGCTCTTTTACagcatttaaaagtaaaatcatgtatatttgctatttttgcataattttgtatttttttccgaaaaaaaatcccaatttgaAAGGAACAGgcagtgaaaataattccaaaaaaatcactggctTTGTTGACAGACTAAGAAGGTGATCTGAaaaagtgtttcatgaaacacttgtGAAATAAGTGAAAGGTATTCAATGGCTACAGATTAAGTTtatgtgtaacttttgtgttcTTATATAACAATGCAGTATTAAATACTGAGGAGGtttagttgaagaatatattttacattggtataaATCAGTCCATTTGTGGCGTTTaaggaacaaaatgaatatccaaatgttaaaaaaagttccctatatgcacattattgtggctactCAAGACTGTAGACCCATGTTGCACAAATCTTTGAGTGTttgctttataaatgtttcatcaTAATGCATGTATCCTTGGTACACCAAACTTGCAGTTGTTGCTTTTTGGTAAACAAGGCATAaagtgct contains:
- the LOC128242944 gene encoding respirasome Complex Assembly Factor 1-like produces the protein MSTVVRKRNTEKSVEPVGPTVAETFSRALTSEAKWTDKDEFLDVIYWMRQILGVLLGLVWGLLPLKGILGLALFVAINVIITYVYFTSFQKVDEEEYGGLSEILKEGLMTSFSSFLVLWILIYSSLHAET